Proteins encoded together in one Bacteroides ovatus window:
- a CDS encoding TolC family protein — MKKQILYMLCATALLSSCHIYKSYDRPEDITTSGLYRDPVADNDTLVSDTANFGNLPWREVFTDPQLQSLIETGLKQNTDLQSAILSIKAAQAPLLAAKLAYVPALALSPQGTISSFDNSKASKTYSLPVTASWEISLFGGLLNAKRGADVAVKQAKAYKQAVQTQIIANVANLYYTLLMLDRQLEITRETAEILKRNAETMEAMKNAAMYNINSAGVEQSKAAYAQVMASIPEIEQSIREVENSLSTLLGEAPRHIQRGTIEKQILPSEFSVGIPIQLLSNRPDVKAAEMSLASAYYNTNSARSAFYPQITLSGSAGWTNSAGSAIINPGKFLATAIGSLTQPLFYHGANIAKLKMAKAQEEQAKLSFQQTLLNAGSEVSNALSLYQKTSEKVESRQMQVESAKKASEDTKELFNLGTSTYLEVLSAQQAYLSAQISQVSDCFDRMQAVVSLYQALGGGREE; from the coding sequence ATGAAGAAACAGATTCTATATATGTTGTGCGCAACTGCTCTCTTGAGCAGCTGCCACATCTATAAGTCGTATGACAGACCCGAAGATATCACTACTTCCGGCCTGTATCGCGATCCGGTAGCGGATAATGATACACTGGTTTCGGATACAGCCAACTTCGGTAATCTGCCGTGGAGAGAAGTCTTCACCGACCCGCAACTCCAGTCACTCATCGAAACGGGACTGAAACAAAATACTGACCTGCAGAGTGCAATACTATCAATCAAAGCAGCCCAGGCTCCGTTGTTGGCAGCCAAACTAGCCTATGTTCCAGCTCTGGCCTTGTCCCCACAAGGTACTATCAGCAGTTTTGATAATAGTAAAGCAAGTAAGACTTATTCACTTCCGGTAACCGCCAGTTGGGAGATTAGTCTCTTTGGAGGCTTGCTAAATGCCAAACGAGGTGCAGATGTTGCCGTTAAGCAGGCCAAAGCTTACAAACAAGCTGTACAAACGCAGATTATTGCCAATGTTGCTAATCTGTATTACACTTTATTAATGCTTGACCGCCAACTGGAAATCACCAGAGAGACAGCAGAAATATTAAAGCGTAATGCCGAAACAATGGAAGCAATGAAAAATGCTGCTATGTATAATATCAATTCGGCAGGTGTCGAACAGAGTAAAGCGGCTTATGCACAAGTGATGGCCTCTATTCCGGAAATAGAACAGAGCATCCGCGAAGTGGAAAATTCTCTATCAACTCTTCTTGGAGAAGCTCCCCGCCATATCCAACGCGGTACCATCGAAAAGCAAATTCTACCATCCGAATTTTCAGTAGGCATACCTATCCAATTATTATCCAACCGTCCGGATGTAAAAGCGGCTGAAATGTCACTAGCTTCTGCTTATTATAACACGAACTCCGCACGTTCCGCTTTCTATCCACAAATTACACTTAGTGGATCTGCCGGATGGACAAACAGCGCAGGCTCTGCTATCATTAATCCGGGAAAATTCCTGGCTACTGCCATCGGCTCACTGACACAGCCTCTCTTTTATCACGGAGCAAATATCGCTAAACTGAAAATGGCCAAAGCGCAGGAAGAACAGGCGAAACTCTCCTTCCAGCAAACGCTGTTGAATGCCGGTAGTGAAGTCAGCAATGCGCTAAGTTTATACCAAAAGACGAGTGAAAAGGTAGAATCTCGTCAAATGCAAGTAGAATCTGCCAAAAAAGCTTCGGAAGATACAAAAGAATTGTTTAACTTAGGGACTTCAACCTACCTGGAAGTATTGTCTGCACAGCAGGCTTACTTGAGCGCACAAATCTCACAGGTTTCCGATTGCTTTGATCGGATGCAGGCTGTAGTAAGCCTTTACCAGGCACTGGGTGGTGGAAGAGAAGAATAA
- a CDS encoding efflux RND transporter permease subunit, with product MKLDRFINRPVLSTVISILIVILGAIGLATLPITQYPDIAPPTVSVRATYTGASASTVLNSVIAPLEEQINGVENMMYMTSTASNTGSGDISIYFKQGTDPDMAAVNVQNRVSMAQGLLPAEVTKVGVTTQKRQTSMLVVFSLYDETDTYSESFIENYAKINLIPQVQRVQGVGDANVLGQDYSMRIWLRPDVMAQYKLVPGDVSAALAEQNVEAAPGQFGERSDQTFQYTIRYKGRLQQPEEFENIVIKSLPDGEVLRLKDIAEIQLDRLGYNFTNRVDGHKSVTCIVYQMAGTNATQTISDIEALLDEASKTLPTGLKLNISMNANDFLFASIHEVVKTLIEAFILVFIVVYIFLQDLRSTLIPTIAIPVALIGTFFILSLVGFSLNLLTLCALVLAIAIVVDDAIVVVEGVHAKLDQGYTSARLASIDAMNELGGAIVSITLVMMAVFVPVSFMGGTAGTFYRQFGMTMAIAIGLSALNALTLSPALCAVLLKPHKKEDGTTEDSTLKERMKVAYTAAHTTMINRYTEAIGKMLHPGITLTLTLIAILGMIFGLFSINPIVTAIFVVLSILALIGMSTKKFKNRFNDTYESILKRYKKRVLFFIQKKWLSMGLVVASIAILVFFMNTTPTGMVPNEDTGTLMGAVTLPPGTSQDRSEKILARVDSLIASDPAVLSRTMISGFSFIGGQGPSYGSFIIKLKDWDERSMIQNSDVVVGSLYMRAQKIIKEAQVLFFAPPMIPGYSASTDIEVNMQDKTGGDLNKFFDVVNDYTAALEARPEINSAKTSFNPNFPQYMIDIDAAACKKAGISPSDILTTMQGYYGGLYASNFNRFGKMYRVMIQSDPLSRKNLESLKNIKVRNSAGEMAPIAQFISVEKVYGPDIISRFNLYTSMKVMVAPASGYTSGQALTALAEVAQENLPTGYTYELGGMAREEAQSSGSATGLIFVLCFVFVYLLLSAQYESYILPLAVLLSIPFGLLGSFLFVNGVSAIGNISALKMILGTMSNNIYMQIALIMLMGLLAKNAILIVEFALDRRKMGMSITWAAVLGAGARLRPILMTSLAMVVGLLPLMFAFGVGAHGNRTLGTASIGGMLIGMICQIFIVPALFVIFQYLQEKVKPMEWEDIDNADAVTEIEQYAK from the coding sequence ATGAAATTAGATAGATTTATTAACCGTCCGGTACTATCAACCGTTATTTCTATCCTGATAGTCATCCTGGGGGCTATCGGATTGGCGACACTGCCTATCACGCAGTATCCGGACATCGCGCCTCCTACCGTTTCGGTAAGAGCCACCTATACGGGAGCCAGTGCATCGACCGTATTGAATTCCGTGATTGCTCCGTTGGAGGAACAAATCAACGGTGTAGAAAACATGATGTATATGACCTCAACTGCGTCAAACACGGGTTCCGGTGATATATCCATATATTTCAAACAAGGAACAGATCCGGACATGGCCGCCGTCAATGTACAAAACCGTGTCTCTATGGCACAAGGTCTGCTGCCTGCCGAAGTAACTAAAGTCGGTGTAACCACTCAAAAACGCCAGACTTCCATGTTGGTAGTATTCTCTCTTTATGACGAGACGGATACCTATAGCGAATCGTTTATTGAAAACTATGCTAAGATCAACCTGATTCCTCAAGTTCAACGTGTACAGGGTGTAGGTGATGCCAACGTTTTAGGTCAGGATTATTCTATGCGTATCTGGTTACGACCGGATGTCATGGCACAATACAAGCTCGTTCCCGGTGATGTTTCCGCTGCTCTGGCAGAACAGAATGTCGAAGCTGCTCCAGGACAGTTCGGTGAACGCAGTGACCAGACTTTCCAATATACCATCCGTTATAAAGGACGCTTGCAACAGCCTGAAGAGTTTGAAAATATCGTTATCAAATCTCTTCCTGACGGTGAAGTACTCCGTCTGAAAGATATAGCAGAAATTCAGCTGGACCGTTTGGGATATAACTTTACCAACCGGGTAGACGGTCACAAATCTGTGACTTGTATCGTATACCAGATGGCAGGAACCAATGCGACACAAACCATCAGTGATATTGAGGCATTGTTGGATGAAGCATCAAAAACGTTGCCTACCGGATTGAAACTGAACATCTCCATGAATGCCAATGACTTCCTTTTCGCTTCTATCCATGAAGTGGTGAAGACGTTGATCGAAGCATTTATCCTGGTGTTTATCGTAGTGTATATCTTCTTGCAGGATTTACGTTCCACATTGATTCCGACTATCGCCATTCCGGTAGCTCTGATCGGTACTTTCTTCATCCTGTCCCTGGTAGGATTCAGTCTGAACTTGTTGACGTTATGTGCGCTCGTGCTTGCTATTGCGATTGTGGTCGATGATGCGATTGTGGTCGTCGAGGGTGTGCATGCCAAGCTTGACCAAGGTTATACATCTGCCCGTCTGGCTTCTATCGATGCCATGAATGAATTGGGTGGTGCTATCGTATCTATTACGCTGGTTATGATGGCCGTATTCGTTCCGGTAAGTTTCATGGGAGGTACAGCAGGAACATTCTATCGTCAGTTCGGTATGACTATGGCTATCGCTATCGGTCTGTCCGCATTGAACGCATTGACTTTGAGTCCGGCTTTGTGCGCCGTTCTTCTGAAACCTCACAAAAAAGAAGATGGAACAACGGAAGACTCCACATTGAAAGAACGTATGAAAGTAGCCTATACGGCAGCCCATACAACTATGATCAACAGATATACCGAAGCTATCGGAAAGATGTTGCATCCGGGAATTACACTTACTTTGACGCTTATTGCCATTCTCGGCATGATCTTTGGTTTGTTCAGTATCAATCCGATAGTCACTGCAATTTTCGTAGTGCTTAGTATTCTGGCACTGATCGGAATGAGTACGAAGAAGTTTAAAAACAGATTCAACGATACATACGAATCAATCCTGAAACGTTATAAGAAACGAGTACTGTTCTTTATCCAGAAGAAATGGTTGTCTATGGGATTAGTTGTCGCTTCCATTGCGATACTTGTATTCTTCATGAACACCACTCCGACAGGTATGGTGCCTAATGAAGATACCGGAACGCTGATGGGAGCAGTGACATTACCTCCGGGTACTTCCCAAGACCGTTCTGAAAAAATCCTGGCACGTGTAGACAGTCTGATCGCTTCCGATCCTGCGGTATTGTCACGTACCATGATTTCCGGATTCAGCTTTATCGGTGGCCAGGGACCATCATACGGTTCTTTCATCATCAAACTGAAAGACTGGGACGAACGTTCCATGATACAGAATTCAGACGTTGTAGTCGGTTCCTTATATATGCGTGCACAAAAGATTATCAAAGAAGCACAGGTATTGTTCTTCGCTCCTCCTATGATCCCGGGTTACTCGGCATCTACGGATATTGAGGTCAATATGCAAGATAAGACCGGTGGTGATCTGAACAAATTCTTCGATGTGGTTAATGATTATACGGCAGCATTGGAAGCACGTCCGGAAATTAATTCAGCAAAGACTTCCTTCAACCCGAATTTCCCGCAATACATGATTGACATTGATGCGGCAGCTTGTAAAAAAGCTGGCATCAGCCCGAGCGATATCCTCACTACTATGCAAGGATATTACGGAGGTTTGTACGCATCCAACTTCAATCGTTTCGGTAAGATGTATCGTGTTATGATTCAGTCAGATCCGTTATCACGCAAAAACCTGGAATCTTTAAAAAATATCAAGGTGCGTAATAGTGCAGGCGAGATGGCCCCGATTGCCCAGTTCATTTCTGTGGAGAAAGTATATGGTCCGGATATTATTAGTCGTTTCAACCTTTATACCTCTATGAAAGTAATGGTAGCTCCGGCAAGTGGTTATACATCCGGTCAGGCATTGACGGCTCTTGCCGAAGTTGCTCAAGAAAACCTGCCTACCGGTTATACGTATGAACTAGGAGGTATGGCGCGTGAAGAGGCTCAAAGTAGCGGAAGTGCTACCGGACTGATTTTTGTACTCTGTTTTGTATTCGTTTACTTATTGTTGAGTGCACAGTACGAAAGTTACATTCTTCCATTGGCCGTATTATTATCCATTCCGTTCGGTCTATTAGGCAGTTTCCTGTTTGTGAATGGTGTAAGTGCTATCGGTAATATTTCAGCATTGAAGATGATTCTGGGTACGATGTCAAACAATATCTATATGCAGATCGCGTTAATCATGTTGATGGGTCTGTTGGCGAAGAATGCCATCTTGATCGTAGAGTTCGCCCTAGATCGTCGCAAGATGGGTATGAGTATCACTTGGGCAGCTGTATTGGGTGCCGGTGCTCGTCTCCGCCCGATTCTGATGACATCATTGGCGATGGTAGTCGGTTTGCTTCCGTTGATGTTTGCCTTCGGTGTAGGTGCCCACGGTAACCGTACACTAGGTACTGCCTCTATCGGTGGTATGTTAATCGGTATGATTTGCCAAATTTTCATCGTTCCTGCCTTGTTTGTTATCTTCCAGTATCTGCAAGAGAAAGTTAAACCGATGGAATGGGAAGATATTGACAATGCAGATGCCGTAACAGAGATTGAACAATACGCTAAATAA
- a CDS encoding efflux RND transporter periplasmic adaptor subunit, whose amino-acid sequence MKSRIVLFAFCVALLSSCGNKGNDTGKVPEYAVQELQKTTANLTTAYPATIKGKQDVEIRPQVSGFITKLCVDEGAAVRKGQVLFIVDPTQYEAAVRTAKAAVATAEAAVSTQQMTYDNKKELNKKQIISDYDLAMAENSLAQTKAQLAQAKAQLTTAQQNLSFTQVKSPSDGVINNIPYRVGALVSPSIATPMTTVSEIDEVYVYFSMTEKELLAMTKSGSTIKEEISKIPTIKLQLIDGSTYDIEGKVDAITGVIDQSTGSVSIRAIFPNKEHVLRSGGTANVLIPYAMENVITIPQSATVEIQDKKFVYVLQPDNTVKYTEIKIFNLDNGKDYLVTSGLNSGDKIVIEGVQNLKDGQKVQPITPAQKEANYQQHLKDQHDGNLATAFN is encoded by the coding sequence ATGAAAAGTAGAATTGTTTTATTTGCATTTTGCGTAGCCCTCTTGTCAAGTTGTGGCAATAAGGGCAATGACACAGGAAAGGTTCCTGAATATGCAGTACAAGAGTTACAAAAGACGACCGCTAATTTAACAACTGCCTATCCGGCTACCATCAAAGGTAAACAAGATGTAGAAATCCGCCCCCAAGTATCAGGCTTCATCACAAAACTCTGTGTAGACGAAGGAGCAGCTGTACGTAAAGGACAAGTGTTGTTCATTGTTGATCCGACTCAATACGAAGCAGCTGTACGCACTGCCAAAGCAGCAGTGGCTACAGCAGAAGCAGCAGTGAGCACTCAACAGATGACGTATGACAATAAGAAAGAGTTGAACAAAAAGCAAATCATCAGTGACTATGACCTGGCAATGGCAGAAAACTCCCTGGCACAGACCAAAGCCCAGCTGGCACAAGCAAAAGCACAACTGACCACTGCTCAACAGAACTTGTCATTCACACAGGTTAAAAGTCCGTCAGATGGCGTTATCAACAATATCCCTTATCGTGTAGGAGCATTGGTAAGCCCTTCTATCGCTACACCGATGACTACTGTTTCCGAGATTGACGAAGTATATGTATACTTCTCAATGACAGAAAAGGAATTGCTGGCAATGACCAAGTCCGGTAGCACTATCAAAGAAGAAATCAGCAAAATACCGACTATCAAACTACAATTAATCGATGGTTCCACATACGATATAGAGGGTAAAGTGGATGCTATCACAGGCGTTATCGACCAATCTACCGGTTCGGTAAGCATCCGTGCCATCTTCCCGAATAAGGAACATGTATTGCGTAGCGGAGGTACTGCAAACGTTCTGATTCCTTATGCTATGGAGAATGTAATCACTATACCGCAGTCTGCAACAGTAGAAATCCAGGATAAGAAGTTCGTTTATGTTCTGCAACCGGACAACACGGTAAAATATACAGAAATCAAAATCTTCAATCTGGATAACGGAAAAGACTACTTGGTTACTTCCGGTCTGAATTCAGGAGATAAAATCGTAATCGAAGGAGTACAAAACCTGAAAGATGGCCAGAAGGTTCAGCCTATCACACCGGCGCAAAAAGAAGCAAACTATCAACAACATTTGAAAGACCAACACGACGGTAATTTAGCCACAGCCTTCAACTAA
- a CDS encoding glycoside hydrolase family 2 TIM barrel-domain containing protein, which yields MKKQLLSCCLAALGLTAIQAQSFNEWKDPEVNSVNRSAMHTNYFAYASADEAKAGIKENSTNFMTLNGPWKFNWVRHADARPTDFYQTNFNDKGWDDLQVPGVWELNGYGDPIYVNVGYAWRSQFKNNPPQVPTENNHVGSYRKEIILPADWKGKEIFAHFGSVTSNMYLWVNGRYVGYSEDSKLEAEFNLTNYLKPGKNVIAFQVFRWCDGSYLEDQDFFRYSGVGRDCYLYARDKKYIQDIRLTPDLDSQYKDGTLNIAVDLKGSGTVALDLTDTQGNSVATADLKGSGKLNTTLSISNPAKWTAETPNLYTLTATLKNGNNVVEVIPVKVGFRKIELKGGQILVNGQPVLFKGADRHEMDPDGGYVVSLERMLQDIKVMKELNINAVRTCHYPDDNRWYDLCDQYGLYVVAEANVESHGMGYGDQTLAKNPSYAKAHMERNQRNVQRGYNHPSIIFWSLGNEAGMGPNFEECYTWIKNEDKTRAVQYEQAGTSEFTDIFCPMYYDYDACIKYSEGDIQKPLIQCEYAHAMGNSQGGFKEYWDIIRKYPKYQGGFIWDFVDQSCHWKNKDGVNIYGYGGDFNKYDASDNNFNDNGLISPDRVPNPHAYEVAYFYQDIWTTPADLAKGEINIFNEYFFRDLSAYYMEWQLLANGEVVQTGIVSDLKVAPQQTVKVQIPLDVKNICPCKELLLNVSYKLKAAETLLPAGTTIAYDQLSIRDYKAPELKLENQQASNIPVIVPSILDNDRNYLIVKGENFSMDFNKHNGYLCRYDVNGMQLMEDGSALTPNFWRAPTDNDFGAGLQHKYAAWKNPELKLTSLKHAIENDQAVVRAEYDMKSIGGTLSLTYTINNKGAVKVTQKMMADKSKKVSDMFRFGMQMRMPVNFNEVEYYGRGPGENYADRNHGAMLGKYRQTVEEQFYPYIRPQETGTKTDIRWWRLLNISGNGLQFISDAPFSASALNYTIESLDDGDGKDQRHSPEVEKADFTNFCIDKAQAGLACVNSWGAIPLEKYRLPYQDYELSFIMTPVYHKIK from the coding sequence ATGAAGAAACAACTACTCTCTTGCTGCTTGGCTGCATTGGGACTGACAGCAATTCAAGCACAAAGCTTCAATGAGTGGAAAGACCCGGAAGTGAATTCCGTAAACCGCTCCGCTATGCACACTAATTACTTTGCTTACGCATCGGCTGATGAAGCTAAAGCCGGCATTAAAGAAAATTCAACGAATTTCATGACCCTGAACGGTCCGTGGAAATTCAACTGGGTAAGACATGCAGATGCACGACCGACCGATTTTTATCAAACTAATTTCAACGACAAAGGTTGGGATGACCTTCAGGTGCCTGGCGTTTGGGAGTTGAACGGTTACGGTGATCCTATCTATGTCAACGTAGGATATGCCTGGAGAAGCCAATTCAAAAACAATCCCCCGCAAGTACCGACAGAAAACAATCATGTAGGCTCTTACCGGAAAGAAATCATCCTTCCTGCTGACTGGAAAGGCAAAGAGATTTTTGCACATTTCGGCTCGGTAACTTCCAACATGTACCTTTGGGTGAACGGACGTTACGTAGGATATAGCGAGGACAGCAAACTGGAAGCCGAGTTCAACCTGACCAACTACCTGAAACCGGGTAAAAACGTGATTGCTTTCCAGGTATTCCGCTGGTGCGACGGCAGTTATCTGGAAGATCAGGACTTCTTCCGCTACTCTGGCGTAGGACGTGACTGCTATCTTTACGCACGTGACAAGAAATACATCCAGGATATTCGCCTCACTCCAGATTTGGATAGCCAATATAAAGACGGTACGCTGAACATAGCCGTTGATCTGAAAGGAAGCGGCACAGTTGCCTTGGACTTGACAGATACTCAAGGTAACAGTGTAGCAACTGCCGACCTGAAAGGCTCTGGCAAATTAAACACTACCCTATCCATCTCCAACCCGGCCAAATGGACTGCCGAAACGCCTAATCTCTACACGCTGACCGCTACACTGAAAAACGGCAACAACGTAGTAGAAGTAATCCCCGTTAAAGTAGGATTCCGCAAGATTGAGCTGAAAGGCGGACAGATACTCGTCAACGGGCAACCGGTACTCTTCAAAGGAGCCGACCGTCACGAAATGGACCCGGACGGCGGTTATGTCGTTTCTCTCGAACGTATGTTGCAGGATATCAAAGTGATGAAAGAATTGAATATCAACGCTGTACGTACTTGTCATTATCCGGACGACAACCGTTGGTATGACCTTTGTGACCAATATGGTCTGTATGTAGTGGCCGAAGCCAACGTAGAATCTCACGGAATGGGTTACGGCGATCAGACACTGGCAAAGAACCCGAGTTACGCTAAAGCTCACATGGAGCGTAACCAACGCAATGTACAACGCGGATACAACCATCCGTCCATCATCTTCTGGTCACTGGGCAACGAAGCCGGCATGGGACCGAACTTTGAGGAATGCTACACTTGGATTAAGAACGAAGACAAGACACGTGCCGTACAGTATGAACAAGCAGGAACCAGCGAATTCACCGATATTTTCTGCCCGATGTATTATGACTACGACGCTTGTATCAAATATAGCGAAGGCGACATCCAAAAGCCGTTAATCCAATGCGAATACGCACACGCTATGGGTAATTCACAGGGAGGATTCAAAGAATACTGGGACATCATCCGCAAATATCCGAAATATCAGGGCGGATTTATCTGGGACTTTGTAGATCAATCCTGCCACTGGAAAAACAAAGACGGAGTAAATATCTATGGTTATGGCGGTGATTTCAACAAATACGACGCTTCGGACAACAATTTCAACGACAACGGTTTAATCAGCCCCGACCGCGTGCCTAATCCGCATGCATACGAAGTGGCTTATTTCTATCAGGATATATGGACTACTCCTGCAGATCTTGCCAAAGGTGAGATCAATATCTTCAACGAATATTTCTTCCGCGACCTCTCTGCATATTATATGGAATGGCAATTACTGGCAAACGGGGAAGTAGTGCAAACAGGCATCGTGTCCGACCTGAAAGTTGCACCCCAGCAAACTGTGAAAGTGCAAATTCCGTTGGACGTGAAGAATATCTGTCCTTGCAAGGAATTGTTGCTGAATGTGAGCTATAAACTGAAAGCCGCCGAAACGTTGCTGCCGGCAGGAACGACTATCGCTTACGACCAGTTAAGCATCCGCGACTACAAAGCACCGGAACTGAAACTGGAAAATCAACAGGCTTCCAACATTCCGGTTATCGTGCCCAGTATTTTGGACAACGACCGCAATTACCTGATTGTGAAAGGTGAAAACTTCTCTATGGACTTCAATAAGCACAATGGTTACCTTTGTCGCTACGACGTCAACGGCATGCAACTGATGGAAGACGGCAGCGCACTGACTCCTAACTTCTGGCGTGCACCGACCGACAATGATTTCGGAGCCGGACTGCAACATAAATACGCTGCCTGGAAGAATCCTGAACTGAAACTGACTTCTCTGAAACATGCTATTGAAAACGATCAGGCAGTGGTTCGTGCAGAATATGACATGAAGTCGATTGGCGGAACATTATCGCTGACTTACACCATTAACAACAAGGGAGCAGTGAAAGTTACCCAAAAGATGATGGCAGACAAGAGTAAGAAGGTTTCTGACATGTTCCGCTTCGGTATGCAAATGCGAATGCCTGTCAACTTCAACGAGGTAGAGTACTACGGTCGTGGTCCGGGAGAGAACTATGCTGACCGTAACCACGGAGCCATGTTAGGCAAATACCGCCAGACGGTGGAAGAACAATTCTATCCTTACATCCGCCCGCAGGAAACCGGAACCAAAACGGATATCCGCTGGTGGAGACTTCTGAACATTAGTGGTAACGGATTGCAATTCATATCGGATGCTCCTTTCTCTGCTTCTGCCCTGAATTATACCATCGAGTCATTGGATGACGGTGACGGTAAAGATCAACGTCACTCACCGGAAGTAGAAAAGGCAGACTTCACCAATTTCTGTATCGATAAGGCACAAGCGGGACTTGCTTGTGTGAACAGTTGGGGAGCCATTCCACTGGAAAAATACCGTCTTCCTTACCAAGATTATGAGTTAAGTTTTATTATGACTCCTGTATATCATAAAATAAAGTAA